CGGAAGACGGCGCGACCATCGTTTACCCTCTTCGAAGCGCGCGGTATCAATTCTAATATTATGGTGTACTCTGAATGCATGCATGTCGATGGTCGACCTGCATTGAGACAACTTTTGGGATGATGGAGGGTAACATGGCCAAGAAAGCGAAGAAGGCAAAGAAGACAGCCAAGAAGACGGCCAAGTCGAAAAAGAAGTAATCGTTCGACGAAACCTCATTGCAATCAGATTGCGTCTGAGGTCCATTCTTCGCCGCACGGATCGGCGGCAGCCTTCGTCGCAGAATATCCGCGCAACGAACAGTCTGACCGGACCTTTATGCAGATGGCTGCTGCATAAAGGTCCGGTTTTTCATTGAGGCTTGACCAAGGAGTCGTCGCAGGGCTGCCTAGCGCACATGGCAATTTAGGCCAACGACCGCTTTGCGGCCAGAAGGGGTCGTTGTGGACTGTAAGCGCAAAAGGGGATCCTCACCGTCCGTCGCAGATTCTCGCTACGAGAAGTCAGACGCTGGCAGAAGTCCAGCATGCCGCCAAACACGAAGTCGAGGCTAGCGTCATCGTGCGCTCTTTGCAGGCCCCTCGCAGCATGTGGTGCTACTCGCTTCCCCACCTCGGATGCCCAGCGGCGCCCAGATCAGAAGCACGATCATTCCGACGGCGTGCAGCACCCCAACGGCGGCGATCGCGCCATAAAGGCTTCCGGTTTTGACGGTCAGCCAGCCAACAAATGCCGGGCACGCGGCACCACCGAACGAGCCGATGGCACTGATCAGGGCTATTGTGAATAAGCGCCCGAGAGTGCCCCCTCCACCGCAAATTGGATCAATAGCTTAACGTGCCCATCGGCGTCGGGACCCCGCGCCGATTCACAGGTGCCAAGCCGCGCGATGGCGGGCAGCGCTGCGATATTTCGAGTCTCCGCGCCGCGCGCCATCGGTCATGCCCAATCCTGCGGCGTTTCCTGCGAGATGGTGGGCACATCTGTCGCCCGTTCCAAAGCGAATGCCTCCTTTCCCTTTGCGGCCCAGAGCGCTCGCGCCTGTTCGCCTTGATTGCTTTTGAGCTTGTCTGCCATCCAGAGCAGCGCGCCGAGGATGATGGCGCGATCATCGCCAGTCAGGTCCACCACACGAGCCTTGACGACGAGGCCGCCCAGTTCGATCAGGTGCCGCGTGCGCTTGCGGCGCTCGACTTGCCAGGCGCGCATATCATGCCGCGCCCTTGCTGCCTGTTGACGGCTGCGTGCCGCCCGGTTGCGCCCGAGCGCCGCCAGTGTGGCGCTCAGCTGCCGGCGCAGTTCGCCGCGCCCGGCTCTGAAAGAACGCGGTTCCTCGCCTGGCCCACGCCTCCCTCTTTCCAGCATCTTTGGTCTCAGTCAGCATGATCAGCGCGCCTGCCAGTTCATCGACGTTGAGGCTATCTGCCCCGGTGGCGATGACCAGTTCGCCGAGCTGCTGCACCTTGCGGCTCTTGAGGTCTCGCGCCTTGTCCTGAAGCGCTTTCAGTTCCCCGTCGAAATCTCGCGGCTTACGCATCACGTTCTCCAGCAATGTTAATGAGGGGATGATAGTTGAGCCCTGGGCATAATGCTGTAAGGTCGCCGGGACGGCCTGGGATGCGGTAGTCCCGCCCGAGAATTTTTCGAGGGAGGGCGCGCTTATACGTCGTTCCGACGTGCGCTTGACCGTGCCACTGATCTGATCGCGATGGCGATCTATCATCTTCACGTCAAGGTCATTGGCCGCAAGTCTGGCTCCAGCGCGGTGGCGTCAGCTGCCTACCGCTCGGGCTCGCGGCTGCGCGACGAGCGGCTTGATCGCAGCCACGATTTTTCCGCCAAGCGCAGTGTCATCCATTCCGAGGTGCTGCTGCCGGAGAATGCACCGGAAGCATGGAGCGACCGTGAACGGCTCTGGAACGATGTCGAGGCGTTCGAGGTCAGAAAAGACGCGCAGCTTGCCCGCGAGGTCGAGTTCGCCCTTCCGCGCGAGATGACGCAAGCACAGGGCATTGAACTCGCCCGCGACTTCGCGCAGGCGGAGTTCGTAGGTTTGGGCATGGTCGCCGATCTCAACGTGCATTGGGACATCGCCGAAGACGGCCTGGCCAAACCCCACGCCCACGTCATGCTCACCATGCGCGCGGTGGACGAGAACGGTTTTGGTCCGAAGGTGCGGGACTGGAACCGCACCGAGATGGTCGAGCGCTGGCGCGAACGCTGGGCCGAGCTTGTCAACGAGCGCCTGGCGGAACTCGACATCGACGCGCGGATCGACCATCGCAGTCTGGAAGCGCAGGGTATCGCGCTGGAGCCGCAGAGCCAGATCGGCGCGCCCGCCAAACGTATCGAGGTTCGGGGCATCGAGGGCGAGAGGATCGAGGCCAACCGCGCGGAGATGCACCGCGAGATCGCACGCGGCAACGGCGCACGGATCATCGCCGATCCATCGCTTGGGCTGGACGCGATCACGCATCAGCAATCGACGTTCACGCGCCGCGACATGGCTGTCTTCGTGCACCGGCACAGCGATGGGATCGATCAGTTCAACGCGGTCATGGGCGCGATGCGCAGTGCGCCCGATCTGGTCGAACTCGGCAAGGACGCTCGCGGCGAAGATCGCTTCACGACCCGCGCCATGATCGAGGCGGAACAGCGCCTGCACCGCGCCGCCAAACTCATCGCAGAACGGCAACGCCATGACGTCTATGACAGGGACAGAGAAGCCGCCGTGGCGCGCGCCGTACAGCGCGGCCTTGTCCTTTCCGGCGAGCAGGCCGATGCGCTGGCGCATGTCACGGATGGGCGCGATCTCGGCATCGTGGTCGGCCATGCCGGAACGGGAAAGAGCGCGATGCTGGGCGTGGCGCGGGAGGCCTGGGAAGCGGCGGGCTACGAGGTCCGGGGCACGGCGCTGTCCGGCATCGCCGCCGAAAACCTCGAAAGCGGATCGG
This portion of the Bradyrhizobium sp. AZCC 2262 genome encodes:
- a CDS encoding conjugal transfer protein TraD: MRKPRDFDGELKALQDKARDLKSRKVQQLGELVIATGADSLNVDELAGALIMLTETKDAGKREAWARRGTAFFQSRARRTAPAAERHTGGARAQPGGTQPSTGSKGAA
- a CDS encoding conjugal transfer protein TraD gives rise to the protein MRAWQVERRKRTRHLIELGGLVVKARVVDLTGDDRAIILGALLWMADKLKSNQGEQARALWAAKGKEAFALERATDVPTISQETPQDWA